The proteins below are encoded in one region of Helianthus annuus cultivar XRQ/B chromosome 2, HanXRQr2.0-SUNRISE, whole genome shotgun sequence:
- the LOC110896664 gene encoding ATP-dependent DNA helicase pif1-like: MPYPDDESISSSNNRLINEELSYFQNTMEDELNNMLLLLTDEQRNVFYQIMESVRTNKGGVFFVYGYGGTGKTFLWKTLSAAIRSKSEIVLNVASSGIASLLLSGGRTAHSRFSIPLNLNEDSLCRMKPGSELACLLKKTQLIIWDEAPMIHKHAFEALDRTLKDILMPDCSNSEALPFRGKVIVFGGDFRQILPVVPNGSRQDIVNASLSSSYIWNKCKLLMLTKNMRLTVGMNHGDIDKTKEFAKWLLDIGEGKLGGRNDGEAVIDIPQELLITESTNPIGNLINFVYPSILESFNDPNYFQERAILAPKNDVVHEINDTLLAMFPGDHKEYLSSDSICQSENVTDHIQHNVYPPDVLNGLKVSGMPNHKLVLKVGVPIMLLRNLDQKNGLCNGTRLQVVKCNTLSRFY, encoded by the coding sequence ATGCCTTATCCTGATGATGAGTCTATTTCTTCGTCTAACAATCGATTGATCAACGAGGAGTTATCTTATTTCCAAAATACCATGGAAGATGAGTTGAATAATATGTTACTACTTTTAACAGATGAGCAACGTAATGTTTTTTATCAGATTATGGAATCTGTTAGAACAAACAAAGGTGGTGTCTTTTTTGTTTACGGATATGGTGGCACCGGTAAGACCTTTCTTTGGAAGACATTGTCGGCAGCAATTCGAAGTAAGTCTGAAATTGTTTTAAATGTTGCTTCAAGCGGTATAGCTTCTTTGCTACTTTCTGGAGGTCGAACAGCCCATTCTCGATTTTCCATCCCTCTGAATCTAAATGAGGATTCTCTTTGCCGCATGAAGCCTGGATCTGAACTTGCGTGTCTTTTAAAAAAAACACAACTTATTATATGGGATGAGGCTCCAATGATTCATAAACATGCCTTTGAAGCATTGGATAGAACCTTAAAAGATATATTGATGCCTGATTGTTCAAATAGCGAAGCTTTACCATTTCGAGGAAAGGTAATTGTATTTGGTGGTGACTTTAGACAGATTCTTCCTGTTGTTCCTAATGGCTCTAGACAAGATATCGTGAATGCTTCCCTGAGTTCGTCATATATATGGAATAAATGCAAGTTACTAATGCTAACAAAAAACATGAGGCTCACTGTTGGCATGAATCATGGTGATATTGACAAGACAAAAGAGTTTGCTAAATGGCTTTTGGATATTGGCGAGGGAAAACTTGGTGGTCGCAACGACGGAGAAGCTGTTATTGATATACCTCAAGAACTGTTGATTACTGAGTCCACTAACCCTATTGGTAATCTGATCAACTTTGTGTATCCTTCGATACTTGAATCGTTCAATGATCCAAATTATTTTCAGGAAAGAGCCATACTTGCTCCTAAGAACGACGTTGTTCACGAGATAAATGATACCTTATTAGCAATGTTTCCTGGTGATCATAAAGAGTATCTAAGTTCAGATTCCATCTGCCAATCTGAGAATGTAACTGACCATATTCAACACAATGTTTACCCCCCCGATGTTCTAAATGGTCTTAAGGTTTCCGGAATGCCGAATCATAAGTTGGTTTTAAAAGTTGGTGTTCCTATCATGCTGTTACGTAACCTTGATCAGAAAAATGGTCTGTGCAATGGTACAAGATTACAAGTCGTAAAATGTAACACCCTTTCACGCTTttactga